One Triticum dicoccoides isolate Atlit2015 ecotype Zavitan chromosome 5B, WEW_v2.0, whole genome shotgun sequence genomic window carries:
- the LOC119311247 gene encoding B-box zinc finger protein 18-like: MRTICDVCESAVAVLFCAADEAALCRPCDEKVHMCNKLASRHVRVGLADPNKLVRCDICESSPAFFYCDIDGTSLCLSCDMAVHVGGKRTHGRYLLLRQRVEFPGDKPGHMDDVAMQQMESENSRDQNNAHSVAKEQMVNHHHNAYDPASDGNCNGQGAIDSKMFDLNMRPARNNGQGSSSQTHGVDHSHNNNHDSSGVVPTCNYDGATDK; encoded by the exons ATGAGGACGATCTGCGATGTGTGCGAGAGCGCGGTGGCGGTGCTCTTCTGCGCGGCCGACGAGGCCGCCCTCTGCCGTCCCTGCGACGAGAAG GTACATATGTGTAACAAGCTTGCTAGTCGGCATGTAAGGGTTGGGCTTGCGGACCCTAATAAATTAGTACGCTGTGATATATGTGAAAGTTCTCCTG CTTTCTTCTACTGTGACATAGATGGTACATCACTTTGCCTGAGTTGTGATATGGCCGTTCATGTTGGTGGGAAACGAACCCATGGAAGATATTTGCTGCTTAGACAACGAGTCGAA TTTCCAGGAGATAAACCAGGGCATATGGACGATGTAGCCATGCAACAGATGGAGTCTGAAAACTCAAGGGACCAAAATAATGCTCATTCGGTAGCAAAGGAGCAGATGGTGAACCACCACCACAATGCCTATGATCCGGCCTCAGATGGCAATTGCAACGGCCAGGGTGCCATTGACTCAAAAATGTTTGATCTTAATATGAGGCCAGCTCGTAATAATGGGCAAGGTTCAAGTTCCCAG ACTCATGGAGTGGATCATAGCCACAACAATAACCATGACTCTTCAGGAGTGGTGCCAACATGCAATTACGATGGAGCCACCGACAAATAA
- the LOC119305937 gene encoding auxin-responsive protein IAA26-like: MGSYGGDDGGVELTELTLAPPGERARRARRARKSVEAAAFVKVSMDGTPYLRKVDVAAYGDYLELLQELNAMFYCCSIGLMDGYGQWEHAVVYEDGDGDWMLVGDVPWEMFVCSCRRMRVMRACEARGLSANA; this comes from the exons atggggagctacggcggagaCGATGGCGGCGTGGAGCTGACCGAGCTGACGCTGGCGCCGCCGGGCGAGAGGGCGCGGAGGGCGAGGCGGGCGAGGAAGAGCGTCGAGGCGGCGGCGTTCGTGAAGGTGAGCATGGACGGGACGCCGTACCTGCGCAAGGTGGACGTGGCGGCCTACGGCGACTACCTCGAGCTCCTCCAGGAGCTCAACGCCATGTTCTACTGCTGCTCCATCG GCCTGATGGACGGGTACGGCCAGTGGGAGCACGCCGTGGTGTACGAGGACGGCGACGGCGACTGGATGCTCGTCGGCGACGTGCCCTGGGA GATGTTCGTGTGTTCGTGCAGGCGGATGAGAGTGATGCGAGCGTGCGAGGCGAGAGGGCTGAGCGCCAACGCGTGA